The segment GTCGTCGGCGGCGGGCTCACCGCGGTGCAGCTCTGCCTCGGCGCGGTGGAGCGTGGCGCCCGGCCGGTGCTCCTCAGCCGTGCGCCCCTGCGCGAACGTGACTTCGACGTGCGTCCGGGATGGTTCACGTACCGGCTCGAGCGCTACCAGGCGCAGCCGGCGTGGGACCGCCGGGCGGAGACGCTGCGCGCCGAGCGCCGCGGCAGCGTGCCGGCGGCCGAGCTCGACGACCTCGCGACGTGCGAGGCGCGGGCGGAGCTCGACAGCCGGTGCGGCGTCGCCCTCCGCGAGGTGTCCTGGTCCGGGACGTCACTCGACGTGGACGGAGTGGGTGCCGACCGCCTCTGGCTCGCCACCGGGCACGGCTACCACGTCGCCGCCGAGCCTCTTCTCGACGAGCTGTGCCGGACCCATCCCGTCCGCGTCGTCGCGGGGCTGCCGGTGCTCACCGGCGACTGTCTCTGGCCGGGTACCGCGGTGCACGTGATGGGCGGGCTCGCGGCGCTCCAGCTGGGGCCGATCGCCCGCAACCTCGCCGGAGCACGCATCGCCGCCGAGCGCATCGCCGCCGCGGCCGGACGGCGGGCCCCCCTCCAGTACCCGGCGCCTCAGCCCACCGCGACGCCGACCCCGGCTCCGGCGCGCTGATCCCGGACCCGGCGCGCGAGCCGGGCGCATCCGTAGGTGAGGGCGGCGAGCCGGGGGGTGGTCGGCGCAAGATCGGACGCCGGTCCGGAGTCTGAAACAGTGTGCCCAGACTCCTGCCCCTGATCGGGACACTCGGCCTGATCACAGCTGCGCTGGCCGGCTGCGGCTCGGCGTCGCCCTGGCCGCCCTCGACGATCCCGACCGCGACCCCGCTGCCGAGCGGATACGTGCTGGTCCTGCCGCCGACCCCGAACACCTCGGCCTCGCCGACCCGGGAGGCCGCGGGGGCGAGCCAGGCGAAGCCGCCCAGCAACTGACCGGCCCGGCCTCCCACCGATAATGCGCCGGTGCTGCGGCGCAGGCGGATGCTGGTCGAGGGCGGCGTGCTGCTCGTCATCCTCGGGCTGCTCCGCGCCCCCAGCCTCCTCGAGCCGCCCTGGGCCGCCGATGAGGGGGCCTACGCCAACATCGGCCGGGCCCTCCACCTCGGCGGCGTGCTCTACCGGACCGTCTGGGACAACAAGCCGCCCGGTATCTACTGGCTGGCGGCGGCGGTCAGCGCCGGCGGCGCCTCGGTGCTGCGCATCCACCTCGCCCTGCTGGTGCTGGTGGCCGCCGGCACCGCGCTGGTGTGGGCCGCCGGCCGGCGGCTGGCCTCGCCGGGGGTGGGGCTGACCGCGGCGCTGCTCTTCGCGGTGCTCGCCTCGCTGCCCAACCTCGGCGGCGACCAGCTGAATGCCGAGGTCGCCGGGGCAGTCTGCGCCGCCGCCGGCATCCTCGTCCTGGTGTTCCGCCCCTCCACCGGCCGGCGCCGCGCGGCGGCGGCCGGCGGCCTGCTCGGCGCCGGCCTGCTCTTCAAGGCCACCTTCGCCGCCGACCTGCTGGCGGCGCTCGCCGTCCCCCTGCTCGCCGCGGTGGCGGCGGGCCGGCGCCCCGGGCGGGCCGAGGTGGCGGTGGCGGTGGCGGTCGTCGCCGGGGCGGTGGCGACGGTGGCCGCAGCGCTCGTCCCCCTCGCCCTCCAGGGCTCCCTGCCCGCCTTCGTCGACGTGGTCGTGCACCAGGACGCCCGCTACGCGCAGTGGGCGCAGCTGACCGGCCCCCGAGGCGGCGAGCCGATCGCCTTCGACGCCACCCCGAGCCTGCTGCTCCAGGCCGTCGGCGCCTCGCGGCTGCTCGCCGTCCTCGCCGCCGGCGCCGCCGCCGCCCTGCTGCTGGCCCGCCGGCGCCACCGCGGCGCGGCGCTCGTGGCCTGGTGGCTGGCCTGCGACCTGGCGGTCTGCATGGCCGACGCGCGGGGGTTCACCCACTACGCCCAGCAGATGGAGGCGCCGCTCGCCCTCGCCGCCGCGCTCGCCGCCGCCGCCCTCTGGCGCCGCCGCGACCGGCGCTCGCGCCTGCTCGCCCCGCTGGCGCTGCTGGCGGTCTGGCCGGTGATCGTCGGCGCCCTGTTCCTCCCCCGAGCCGGGGCGGCGCTCGCCCAGCACCACCGGCTGCCGCCGGTGTTCCTCGAGGGCACCTCCGGCCGGCAGCTGCCCGCCTACTACGCCCGCGCCGCCGGGGTGCTGCTCGGGGGCACCCGACTCGACGCCTACCGCGCCACCTTCGCCGGCAGCGAGTACCCCGCCGACCAGGCCCGCGCCGCCCTGCTGCGCCGTCACAGCCGTCCCGGCGACCCGGTCTTCGTCTGGGGCTGGACCAGCTCCTGGGTCTACGCCCTCGCCGACCGCCGCCCCGCCGCGCGCTTCGTGTGGATGAACTCCGCGTACCACCTCTACCGGGGCGCCGACCCGCTGCTGGTCGCCGACCTCACCGCTCGCCCGCCCGCGGTGCTGCTCGCCGAGCAGCCGCTCACCGCGGAGCTGCGCACCCTGCTCACCCGGCGCGGCTACGCGCTGGTCCACGACCCCGCCGGCGACTGCTGGCTGGCGCCGTGGGCGCCGGGCTGACCCGAGCTCAGCAGCTCGGGGTCCAGAGGGTGCCGAGCCAGGTCAGGCTGTCGCGGGCCTCGACCGTCCACGCCTGCCAGCCGTGCGGTCCCGGGACGACCTCGGTGTGCAGCGGCGCCCAGCCCAGCGCCTGGACGGTGGCGACGAACCGGGTGGTGTCGGGGCCGAACTCCCAGTCGGCGGCGCCCTGGCCGAGGAAGAGGGGGGTGCGCTGGGCGGCGGGGAGTGCGGCGGCGGTGAGCTGCGGGCTGTTGGCGGCGGCGGCGGCGCCGAAGAGGTCGGCGGGGGCGGTGAAGACCCCGGAGTAGCTCGCCACCCAGCTGAACAGGCCGGGGTGCTGAAGCGAGATGTTCACCGCGCCGAAGCCGCCGGCGCTGAGCCCGGCGATGCCCCGGTAGCGGGCGCCGAGGGTGCGGTAGCGGCCGTCGACTCCGGGCACCAGAGTGTCCACCAGCCAGCTCTCGACGGTGTCGCCGAGGGCGGTGTCGCCCCACCAGGAGTCGTCCGCGGTCACCCCCTGGTCGTCGGGGAAGACGGCGATCACCGGCGGCAGCTGGGCGGCGGCGATCATCCCGTCGAGCATCGAGGGCATCCCGCCGCCGCTGATCCAGTCCTGGGCGGTGCCCGGCGAGCCGTGGAGGAAGTAGACGACCGGGAAGCGGGTGGTGGCGAGGGCGGCGTAGGCCCCCGGCACGTACACGAGCACGGCATGGCCGCCGAGGTTCCAGCTCTCGACGTGGCCGGGGAGGACGGCCGCGGCCCGCTGGGTGGTGGCGGTGACGGGGACGCAGTCGCGCAGCGAGGCGACGGTCGCGGTGGGAGCGGTCGCCGTCGCGGCGCTGCTCTGGGGCGCGGACACCCGGGCCCGCACCGCCGCCACCGAGCCGACGGTTCCGGCGACCGCCGTGGCCAGTGCCGCAATCGCGATGGTGGCCCGCTTCCCGATCGTCCCGCGCATTTCCGATGACCTCCCATTCCGATCCTGAGGTCAGTCTGGAAAATGAAACTTTCGGGTTCCTTTCAGCAGTGATCGCATCCCGGTGACAGTCGTGACAGTCCGGTGACCGTGGTGCCGCGCCGCCTCGCGCCCAGCCGTCCGAGACAGACGGCGCCGCCGATCAGCGCCACCGGGAGGATCTGCAGATCGGCGAAGACGGCGATCGCGGTGGCCGCCACGGTGCCGACCCCGGTGTGGGCGAGGATGCCGACGAAGATCCCCTCGCGCACCCCGAAGCCGTTGATCGTGATCGGCAGCAGGGTGGCGGCGAGGCTCACCGGCACCGCCAGGGCGAAGACCTGCCAGCCCGGGTGGGCGCCGACCGCGCTCGCGAACAGCACCATGCTCACCAGGCTCAGCGCCCAGCCGGCCAGGCAGACCGCGAACGCGGAGGCGAGCAGCCGCCGCTGGCGGCGGTAGGAGGCGAGGCTGTGGCCCAGGTCCACCAGCACCCGGGTGACCCGGTGCGTCCCCCGGCAGCGGCCCACGACCCGGTCGCCGTTCAGCGCCGTCAGCGCCAGCGCGGTGACCAGCAGGAGGAAGGCGGCGGCGAGCAGGCGCGACATCCCCGCCGGCAGCCCGGAGACGAACAGCGAGCCCGCCACCGCCCAGCAGCCCATCGCGAGCAGCCCCATCAGGTGGCTGGCGACCACCGAGCCGAGGGCGGCGCCGTAGCCCAGGGTGCGGCCCACCTCGACGGTCCGGACGGCGTCACCACCGACCCCGGTGGGCAGCGCCTGGCCGATGAAGGTGGCGCGGAGGAAGACCGACGCGAGCGGCCGCCACCCCAACGACGACCGCTCGCGGAGGAGCACCGCCCACTGGGGGAAGGCCGACGCCTGGGCGAGCGCGCCGAGGGCGACGGCGGGGATGAGCAGGCGCGGTGCCGCGGTCGAGAGCAACCGGCCGAGGGCGGCGGGATCGATCCCGTGGACCACCACCGCGATGCCGGCGAGGCTGACGGCGAGGCGCGCGGTGCCGCGCCCGCGCTGGGGGATGCTGACCATGCCCGCATCGTCGCGGGTGCATCCTTTCGACTCGGTGACGGCGCGGCAGGCCGCGCCGGCCGAGGGGTTGAGTATCCTCAGCAGCCGTGACCGAGACCCCCTCCGAGCCCGCCTCCGGCGGACCGCTGGCGGGCCTGCGCATCGTCGAGGTGGCGGGCATCGGGCCCGGCCCCTTCGCGGCGATGATGCTCGCCGACATGGGCGCGGAGGTGCTCCGGATCGAGCGCCGGGTGCCCGCCGCCGCGGACGCCGGCATCGTCGACGGCATCCTCCGGCGCAACCGCAGCGGGGTGGCGGTGCTCGACCTGAAGGCCGGGGCCGGCCTGGAGACGCTGCTGCGGCTGGTGGACGGCGCCGACGCGCTGCTCGAGGGCTTCCGTCCCGGTGTCGCCGAGCGGCTCGGCTTCGGACCCGACGCCTGCCTCGCCCGCAACCCCCGCCTCGTGTACGGGCGGATCACCGGCTGGGGCCAGGACGGTCCGCTGGCGCGCAGCGCCGGGCACGACATCGACTACATCGCGCTGAGCGGCGTGCTCCACGCCATCGGCCGCCCGGGGGTGCCGCCGGTGCCGCCGATCAACCTGGTCGGCGACTTCGGCGGCGGCGGCATGCTGCTCGCCTACGGCATGGTCTGCGCTCTGCTCGAGGCCTCGCGCTCGGGCCGGGGCCAGGTGGTGGACGCCGCCATGGTCGACGGCTGCGCCGCGCAGATGGCGATGACGATGATGCTCCGGCACCTGGGGATGTGGAGCGACCAGCGGGGCACCAACCTGCTCGACGGCGGCGCCCCGTTCTACGACGTCTACGAGACCGCCGACGGCGGCTGGATCGCCGTCGGCGCGATCGAGCCCCAGTTCTACGCCGAGCTGCTGCGCCGCTGCGGCCTCGACGCCGGCGCGCTGCCCGCGCAGCACGACCGCGCCTCCTGGCCGGAGATGAAGGAGCGCTTCACCGCGCTCTTCCGCACCCGCACCCGCGACCAGTGGTGCGAGCTGCTCGAGGGAACCGACGCCTGCGTCTCCCCGGTGCTCAGCCTCGACGAGGCCCGGAGCCACCCCCACAACGTCCATCGCGGCACCTTCGTCGAGGCCTTCGGCGTGCCCCAGCCGGCGCCGGCGCCGCGCTTCAGCCGCACCCCGGGCACGCTCCGCAACGGGCCGCTCCGCCCCGACGACGACGGGCTGGCGGTGCTGGCGCGGTGGGGCCTGGGCGGCGACGAGGTGGCCCGGCTGCGCGCCGAGGGCGTGCTCGGCTGACCTCACGGTCGGCCGCCACCGGATCGTGACAGCGGCGGCGCAGGAGCGGGGGGACACGGTGCCCAGAGGCTCCTAGACTGGAGGGGCGCGTCGCGGCTGCACCCGTGATCGCGCAGAGCTGCAGCTGGGGATGGTCTGACCGTGAACGTCGTCCTCGTGGCGGCGGTGGTGGCGCTGGTCGCCGCGACCGCAGCCCTGGGCACCTGCGT is part of the Candidatus Dormiibacterota bacterium genome and harbors:
- a CDS encoding alpha/beta hydrolase-fold protein, whose protein sequence is MRGTIGKRATIAIAALATAVAGTVGSVAAVRARVSAPQSSAATATAPTATVASLRDCVPVTATTQRAAAVLPGHVESWNLGGHAVLVYVPGAYAALATTRFPVVYFLHGSPGTAQDWISGGGMPSMLDGMIAAAQLPPVIAVFPDDQGVTADDSWWGDTALGDTVESWLVDTLVPGVDGRYRTLGARYRGIAGLSAGGFGAVNISLQHPGLFSWVASYSGVFTAPADLFGAAAAANSPQLTAAALPAAQRTPLFLGQGAADWEFGPDTTRFVATVQALGWAPLHTEVVPGPHGWQAWTVEARDSLTWLGTLWTPSC
- a CDS encoding lysylphosphatidylglycerol synthase transmembrane domain-containing protein, encoding MVSIPQRGRGTARLAVSLAGIAVVVHGIDPAALGRLLSTAAPRLLIPAVALGALAQASAFPQWAVLLRERSSLGWRPLASVFLRATFIGQALPTGVGGDAVRTVEVGRTLGYGAALGSVVASHLMGLLAMGCWAVAGSLFVSGLPAGMSRLLAAAFLLLVTALALTALNGDRVVGRCRGTHRVTRVLVDLGHSLASYRRQRRLLASAFAVCLAGWALSLVSMVLFASAVGAHPGWQVFALAVPVSLAATLLPITINGFGVREGIFVGILAHTGVGTVAATAIAVFADLQILPVALIGGAVCLGRLGARRRGTTVTGLSRLSPGCDHC
- a CDS encoding CaiB/BaiF CoA-transferase family protein produces the protein MTETPSEPASGGPLAGLRIVEVAGIGPGPFAAMMLADMGAEVLRIERRVPAAADAGIVDGILRRNRSGVAVLDLKAGAGLETLLRLVDGADALLEGFRPGVAERLGFGPDACLARNPRLVYGRITGWGQDGPLARSAGHDIDYIALSGVLHAIGRPGVPPVPPINLVGDFGGGGMLLAYGMVCALLEASRSGRGQVVDAAMVDGCAAQMAMTMMLRHLGMWSDQRGTNLLDGGAPFYDVYETADGGWIAVGAIEPQFYAELLRRCGLDAGALPAQHDRASWPEMKERFTALFRTRTRDQWCELLEGTDACVSPVLSLDEARSHPHNVHRGTFVEAFGVPQPAPAPRFSRTPGTLRNGPLRPDDDGLAVLARWGLGGDEVARLRAEGVLG
- a CDS encoding glycosyltransferase family 39 protein; this translates as MLRRRRMLVEGGVLLVILGLLRAPSLLEPPWAADEGAYANIGRALHLGGVLYRTVWDNKPPGIYWLAAAVSAGGASVLRIHLALLVLVAAGTALVWAAGRRLASPGVGLTAALLFAVLASLPNLGGDQLNAEVAGAVCAAAGILVLVFRPSTGRRRAAAAGGLLGAGLLFKATFAADLLAALAVPLLAAVAAGRRPGRAEVAVAVAVVAGAVATVAAALVPLALQGSLPAFVDVVVHQDARYAQWAQLTGPRGGEPIAFDATPSLLLQAVGASRLLAVLAAGAAAALLLARRRHRGAALVAWWLACDLAVCMADARGFTHYAQQMEAPLALAAALAAAALWRRRDRRSRLLAPLALLAVWPVIVGALFLPRAGAALAQHHRLPPVFLEGTSGRQLPAYYARAAGVLLGGTRLDAYRATFAGSEYPADQARAALLRRHSRPGDPVFVWGWTSSWVYALADRRPAARFVWMNSAYHLYRGADPLLVADLTARPPAVLLAEQPLTAELRTLLTRRGYALVHDPAGDCWLAPWAPG